TGCTGTTTGAAGCCGAACAGCCGGGGACGGAAATTCTGCATCCGGTGGCGGTGGTGATTTTTTCCGGGCTGATCAGCTCAACCCTGTTGGATACCTTCCTCACCCCCGCCATGTTCTGGCTGTTTGGGCGCAAACCAGCGGAAAAGCTGCTGGATATGGCAAGCGATGAAGCCCTGTAATTTTTAACTGTTGAATACCAAGGAGATAACCCATGAAATTGTTACCCACGTTGTTAATCGCCTGCGGTTTGCTGGCTTCCCCAATGGTGTTGGCGGAAGAGCCACCCAAGCACGGTGAAACCGGACACGACCATGCAAAAGATCACGGGCAAACAACTACGCCTGAAACCAAACCGGAGGATACCCACAAAGGCGAATCGGCGGAAGACCACGCCAAACACGAGCAAGAAGGGCATGATCACGCCCACGATGACAAACCCCATCACGGTGGTATTGTGGCGGTAGTCGATGAAATCCATCACGAACTAGTGACGGCGGAAGATGGTAAAGTCAGCCTATATGCCGAAGGTTTACCGCAAGGTGACGCACTCAAGGCGGTCAAAGTTCGCCTGACCGTGTTGAAAGGCAAAGACAAACAAGAAGCCGACTTAACGTTGGTGGAAGGGGATGAGCCGCGTTTTGATGCGCCAGCGGAGATGAAGCTGGGCGCGGGTGATAAGGTGGTGGCGATGATCCAGCCAGCCGAAGGCAAGCCACGCATGGCGAAGTTTGAGATGCCGACTGAAACACCCGCCAAGTAATATTCTGATGGCATCAGTAGGCGGTAGTAATCTGGCGGGCATTGCCCAATATAACGAACGGTTGGTGTTACAACTGATTCGGCGTGCGCAAAGCCTTACCAAGGCGGACATTGCCCGCATTACGCATTTAAGTGCTCAAACTGCTTCTGTCATTATCAACAGGCTATTGGCAGAAAAACTGTTATGCAAACAGAAACCCCGTCATGAAGTCGGTAAAGTAGGGCAACCTGCCATACCGATTAGCCTTAACCCTTCCGGTGCTTATTCGTTAGGGGTGAAAATTGGGCGACGGGGGTTGGATGCGGTTTTAATCAATTTCACGGGGGGAATTCTCCGGCGTTGGGTTCCTCTGCATAAAGGTACGTAACCCACCACAGGATTTAGCCCCAGTTAAGCTTTTGCGGAATGCTCATTCCTGAGTTCCTTGATCCTGTCTGTTGGGAAATAGCGGTAAAAGGCTGTCCTGCCGATCCCAAGCTGGTCAATCACGTCACCAATGAAAGGGTAGTTCTCCGTGTCTTTGAGTAAGGCTTCTGCCTGCTTGATGGCCTGTTCATTCATGGCCTTTGGCCTCCCTCCCCGTCGCCCACGCCTATTGGCTGCGGCAAGACCCGCACGGGTATTCTCGACAATCAGTTCCCGCTGGAACTCATCGAAAGCGGCGGTCATGTGGAAAAACAGCCGTCCTTCAGAGGTGCTGGTGTCGATGTTTTGGGTCAACACTTTGAGGGCGATTCCCCGCTCGTGGATATTTGCTGCCGTTTTGATAACTTGCGTCAACGAACGCGCCAACCGGGAAAGTTTCCAGACCACCAGCGTGTCCCCTTTTCGCAGGTAATCCAGTGCCGCCAGCAATTGTGGCCTGTCCCGATGCGAGCCAGATGCTTTTTCCGTAAAAACTTTTTCGCACCCCGCAGCTTTAAGGGCATCCATCTGGAGGGCGGTGTTTTGGTCTATGGTAGAGACGCGGGCATAACCAATCAGCATGGCAATTTATTCCTTAATGGGCTTGATGTAACTG
Above is a genomic segment from Thiothrix unzii containing:
- a CDS encoding MarR family transcriptional regulator translates to MASVGGSNLAGIAQYNERLVLQLIRRAQSLTKADIARITHLSAQTASVIINRLLAEKLLCKQKPRHEVGKVGQPAIPISLNPSGAYSLGVKIGRRGLDAVLINFTGGILRRWVPLHKGT
- a CDS encoding recombinase family protein — encoded protein: MLIGYARVSTIDQNTALQMDALKAAGCEKVFTEKASGSHRDRPQLLAALDYLRKGDTLVVWKLSRLARSLTQVIKTAANIHERGIALKVLTQNIDTSTSEGRLFFHMTAAFDEFQRELIVENTRAGLAAANRRGRRGGRPKAMNEQAIKQAEALLKDTENYPFIGDVIDQLGIGRTAFYRYFPTDRIKELRNEHSAKA